AGAAATCAAATGCAGAACTAACAACTGAGAAAGAGGAACTTGAACGGAAATTGTCGTCAATAGAGAGTCAACTTGAAGAAGCTCAGAATGAAGTAAAGTGGGAAGAAAACAATGCGTTGTCTTTAGAAGCTCAAGTAAGTGGAAAATTAATGATGTTTGGTAACTAGATAGTATTTACAAGTGAAATTTGCTTTTGGACATGCATGAATATTATAGATAGACAGTCTGGCGGCACCCTTTTTAGATGTCTTCTTTCGGTATTTCATATgtaggaaaaaaatcaacatataTCCGGaatcttttctgttttcttacTCAACCCAATGACGTTAACATTCTAGACTACATGTGCCGTAcatgacaacactgtcaattGTATTTGATGGTATATCACAATCAGTTCAATGAGTACTATTGAGTAGTCTTTAAAAATTTGTTGTTACTCAGACACTAAAAGTgcattgatatttaaaattgataCATAGGAATGGCAGGTGAAggaaatattattataatatttgatattctatgagaaaaacattaaaaacaaatggCATGAATACTTTctgtacaaaaatatatttgtgtACAAGTTGTTATGACCAGGTTGGTGTTGTTGCAGATAATGATTTGTTGGTAGCTTTAAGTTAATCCCAGTAGCTTTTTCAGACAAGTAATAGTACACCAAATCTTACACCAGAGACAAGTGAATTGAAAAAGCATAAATCATATAGACAGGTGATTTCTCATGCAATTAGTTACATTTACAGGGTCAGGAAGAgttcttgaaaatgaaactgaGTCCTGGAAAGTCGTGGAAATTGATAACCcacccacaattttcaaaaatgacaagatgtgatatcataaaaatgatatgtgATATCATAAAAGTGATATGTAAAATGatgtataaaaatgataaattgaaaaaaatgatatctgAAAAATAAGTTTTTGGACCttaaaaagtccttgaaaattactgaaaaagtccttgaaagtccttgaattttaagtgactttcAGTGGATGGACCCTGCATTTATAATATCATGAATTTGGATAGAGAGTGGAAAAGCAACAGTCTGATTACCTGGTTTGAATCTGAAGATTGAATATTTTTCCACAGGTCGAATctatacaaatattaaatatgttTCCACAGGTAAAATCTTTacaaatgtttaatatttttccacAGGTCGAATctatacaaatattaaatatgttTCCACAAgtaaaatctttacaaatattgaatttgtttCCACAGGTAGAATCGTTACAAATAGAAATTACACAACTCAGAGAAGATTACAATAGAATTTTATCAGACAAGGAGACAATAGAAGGTGAAGTATTGTCACTGACATCACAAATGGAAGAAGCTAAAGTTCCAATTGACAGAAGTAAGACTCCTGATAGCCGAGCTAGAACACCAGACTCACAGGTTAgttgttgtaaaatttacaacaaaTGAATTTCTATGAGAAGTATACTGTAGTCCATGCTGAGAAACTGCCAATGCTCTATCTGTTGTACTTATTAGATTTTCATTCATCAAGTTTCTACAGTGATATTAGTATAGATAATAGATATGAATTTCTTTTGCCATACTGACTTTTTTATTAAAGTGTGCAGAAAATATGATTGATCTTTTCAAATGAGAATATTCAGCACTTTCCATCTAATGAGCTTATCACAAACATTCTTTCTGTAAATACTTCTAAGCGAAGTAACTAAATCAGTCAGTATAAAGAGTTGCTCACTGTAATTGTGATATTCTCAAATTTGAGTAtcagattttattttgaaaggttCAGCTGCAGTGATTCATCTAGGAATTCCAAACCAGAACATTTCAAACTGTTGTATGATCAAATTACACATTGCAACACACAGTACTTGAAATCAGTCAGTGATATTAGTGTCTACAATGCTTCAGCAATTCTGTGGCAGTCCCTTCTCAAGCGTCATCTATCAGTCTTTTATTTGCTATGTCTATACAAACAGCATGGACAAAGCTTGAATGTGATTTAGAAATTTAAAACTACTTATTTCACAAGATACCATTCACAATGTTGTTGCAACCAATATCACCATCACAGCTATTATACTCAGAATGTATTTTGCATGCAAAGTTGACTCTTCATTAGTAGTGATAATGCATGGTcataatattttctttcatataAATCATGCGTGTGTTGATCATCAGTTTCTGAGTTGGATTTTGTCTTGGCGATTTTTAACTTATGACTACCATTACTACATATTTCACTAAATGCATTATTCTTTTTCAAATATGAGTGAAAATGCCTGCAAATTGCCATTTTCTCACTGTCTTGTTTGCCATGCTCTCTTTTTCTCTAATCATAATCTTGCTATATCTTAATTTCTCTGTCTTGGACACCATCAGGCATCGGCTGCTAGCATTTCAATATCTGAGGATAAGGTAACGATAAGTGTCCTTTTGATTTCATGTTATATAGTATCACAGTTAACACAAATGTTTGAATGTTTCTGTACAGTAGTGTAGATAATGCAGATAATGGGACAACATTATTTTAGTTTTGATGATGTATGATGGTTATTGcaaatatttgtgtgtgtgtgtgtgtgtttatgtagtGCATACGTATCTATATATTAAGAGGAAGAGAAGAGAGTTTAATGTTTTTACTACACAAGCGCTATTATAGATGGAAAtagctcactgtttagaattGTGGATGTTTACCATTGATAATGAGTCATTTTCATCAGACTCAAACAACTCTCATCATTACACTTTGTacaaatgaatattattattatcatgatGAATTTCAAGCATCAAATGTATATAGACACATTCAGACCAAAGCTGTTGCAATGATGTTGCTTCTGTCAGTATATTGATGTAAATTAAACATTTAATGCTCAAAGCATGACAGGTTAATGTTCATTGATACAAAGTGGACTATTATGAGTTTTGTTTCTACCGTACATATCTGGAGATAACTAATCACTGATAGAGAATATCCATATACTTCAGACTGTACACTATGTATGCAATAGGCCCACACTTTGCTTTAATGTAATAAATTACCCCAGGCTTGAAACCAAACCCCGTTTACCTTCCCCAGTTTTTGCTGTGCTGCATAATCTCATAAACATATGCTTCagtaaatttaaacaaaaaggTAGCGGAAATGACTGATGTGAATTTCACCAGTTGTTGATGAACTAGTGAAATTCAACCAGTCCAGATACAAGTAAGTATTGCTTGTGTTAACAGCGACAGAAGATTTGAATGTTGACTGCTAAAGCCAGCTAGTATATTTGAATTCAGGCTTTGCTTGCTCATCTCTGTAGAATTGATGTGATATACTGAGAGAATTTATCTGAACACTATGTGGTATTGACACTTAATTCTGCTGATTAAGTAACTTGATTACCCTGGTAACATGTGACCTGTAGTTCCAGTAGCTGCTGTCACTAGGTGACAGGGTGGCCTTCGCCAAGTAAATCTAACCTAGCATTTCACAGCAATCGATTCATGCTTGTAACTGCCGGTTAGTTGGGGTGCAGAAGAGGCAGCTCCCCCTGGTATTTGTCAAAATCACAGCCACCTTTTGTCCATTGTTATTGATCACATGTTATATCATGAACCCATTCATctccattttcaaatttggacAGCCAACATAGCCAACTTAGCTGGTAAAACAATAGGGCTGGACCAAAATTTGAtaatgaaagggttaaaatttgTTATATGTCACTGTCATTAACTCTGGACAAATGGATTTGCCCTCTCCTGCTTCAATTGCTGCACaaatattgctaagttatctacAGCAAATTATCAATCAAAAATCATACCAAatgtaaactttaaaatcaatttgaaaatatatgaagATCAGATGCTCATCACTAACAACTGAATACTTTTTGTACAATTTGCAAATACTTACAGCTTGCAGCTCTGAAATCAGAGGTCAAAGTTTGGAAGGAAAGACATGGTCAACTCAACACTGAAAAGAGAGTCTTGGACAAAAAGCTAGATAGTACAACCAAAGAGTTGGAAAATGCCAAGAAGTGCATCAAGAGATTGGAAAGTAGTGCTGATGCTGTGGTTTCTAAGGTAAATGGAATGTATTATAGCCAGTGATGTTACAGTACATGAAGAATAGTGTCACCTCAGAGACAACATTTCAGATACTCAGATTTTAACAGTGTAGGTCTGCTTCTTATGTGAACTCTTGAAATCTGTTGAGTTAAAAaagttttcactttgttttgtcaaaaatagagaaacaaatttcataaatGTCAATAAATTTTTTCGCAATTTATATCTCTCatcttttgatttgcatgtagtCCCTTAATTCTTGAAACCAACTTCATCTAtagtcattttcatgaaactgCTCAAGCTCAGgctaatttgtaaattttcacaaacagcGACTGGTCACAAAGACTTACATGGTGATACTCTTGATATTGTTTTAGGATGCAGATGAAGTTAGAAGATTAGCTGCAATAAAGGAATCTTTGGAGCAGGAACTGAGTGTTGTCAAATCCTTGGCAGGTGTCAGGCAGACACAGTCAGAGTCATTACAGAAGGAACTGAACAATATCAGAAACTTGGCTGATGAGAGACTCCAAGAGATCAGAAATCTGCAGGAAGGACTCAAAAACACGCAGAAACTCGCCAAGGGTCGGGAGCATGAGATTGACTCTTTGCAACAAGAGTTAGTGGGAACCAGTGGTCTTGCTGAGGACAGGCATAGACAACTGGAACAACTGCATGAAGAACTAGAAACAGCAAAAATCTTAGCTGACTCGGAACACAGAGAGGTAGGAATGCTGATGGAACAGCTACAAAGCATCAATGAACTCACTGAGAGCAGAAACAGAGAAGTTGAGTCTTTGAAGAAGGAAATGGAGACGGCAACAAGATGGGCAGAAGATAAACAGCTGGAGCTACAAACTCTTGAACAAGACTTACTAGGGACACAGAGAGTAGCTGAAGGCAGACAGAAACAAATAGAGTCTTTACAAGCACTTGTGGCGTAAGTCTTTATGACTCGGACAGTGTATGTAGTCAGTCAGAAAGAAACATTTTGTGATTATTCTCAAATTGAATTCAGATTatacaaaattttattcttaatgGAAAACATCaatcaaatttttatcattcatTGTATCATATATTGTCCACATCCTTCTCAGCTCTACAACCTTATCCTAAAAACTATTTTGATTCCTTttttgacaaatactgcacATTTCACTGTAACAAATCATATCTTTTTATATCAACAATGGGTATTATTATTTAAAGCACTCTTCCTTTCATGGACTAATGAATCAACATTCATTCCAGATATAACATCAGTTTTACAATGGTTTACCCTAAAGTTTAAGGGTTACATTCTTAACAGCTACTTAAGAATAATGCACAATTGGAGTTGGGTTTCAAAAATCATACTAGTTTTCTTTATTGCTGAATTCTATATTGACTTATTGTCACACCAACAAATATTCCATATTCTCTCACAGTGATTCTTTGAATTTTTTCCTTTTAAGTTGACATTTAAGTTGAACTGTACACACCCAATATGTCACAAGTTAATCATTTCTGTTTTCATTAGTTCTTCTTTTAATCAACATCCTCTATTTCTTCCTTATTTGCATGAATTGTACATTGACCATGTCGTCTTCACCTCATTGGTTTCTTCCCAAATCATCCATCCAACCAGCATTGATCTCTGTCAGGCCAGGTAAACTGAATTTTACAGCTCTCATGTAGCACTAGTATTATGCTAGTAGTGTAGTAAGTAGGGTGTAGGATACTTTATTCATTGTTCTGACACTGGTGGTTGGAAATCTCTACCGCAGGTGGTGTTTACAAACTTGACAACAGTGTCTTCTTGTTAAATGCACTGTTTAGCACACTAGTCTCATATCAAATGACACTGTACTTATCTCAGCATTGTCTGTCTAAGATGTTTTCCATTTCAGTACAGTGTCAGGTACATAAATCACTGATAGGTCCCAAACTAAATAATCTggaacaaattttcatttttcagaaatgagaaaaaatgtaaaaaaattagaaaagttaTAAAAAGCTCAAACTCATCTTTTCTTGAAAACATTACTACACGACAGTTCAGGAATATCTGTCATGACATTGTTCTGCTCTCATTATTACATGATTTTTTTGTCAGATCttattattgtaaattttttatgGTAACTTGTGTTTCACAACAATTTTTGCTCAGTGACCACAGTGAAGCTAACTCAACCCAGGGACAAAAGACAGCACTGTTATTAGCTGAAACACGTTCTAACAGAGAAGAAATTGAAAGACTCACAAGAGAACTCACAGTTAAGGTAATGACTgagacatgttgtgtttacacTCAGTTTTGTGTAATATTTCATGGTAGAAATTAAAActtcaattcaatgaaaaagtaCATTTTGTTCCATCTGAACGATGAAACCTACCTGTGACCCTTGCAATGGTAGAAAAGTGTTAAAGGTAACAGTAATGCTGTTGCCCTCGTTTTTGCAGAGTGACAAATTTTGCATAACCACTTGGATGTGATTGTTTAGCTTTGTTTTACTAACAATTTGATAAGTTTTGATTTCAATAACATAGTaggaatttcattttctgtacAGATGAAGGAAGCTGCAGCTGACAGAGAAGTGAATGAATATTTATGTAATGAGAAATACAAACTACAAAGTGAGAAATGCAAATTAGAAGATGAATTGGCTGCCGTCAAAGATgagtttgagaaatttaaattaaaccacacagctgatgacaaaatattgaaagcggAGGTCAATGAACTTAAGGCAAAGGTAAAGACTTAATTTGTTCGTACATAACTcattagttttgtcatagaGAGAATGACAACCTTGTTTCATGACATTGATTTTAATACCAGCAGTGCTTTAGGGATTAGAGCATTTACATTGAAACTTTACCAGTACAAATCATTTCAAGTTTAAACCACAATTCTATGATGCTCAGTGTTGCTAGTACTATCAGTGGGTTTTAAGAAGGTATGGGAAGACAGGTAAATGATTTAGTAACCTGGTACCATTTCCATTCACCCCTGAGAGGATTGCATTGACTTCCCAAGGGAACCCCAGCAACATTGCTGTTGTCCCCTAATCTGAAATGCATTATATACAATGGGGAACCTGGTAAAATGACTAGAGAACTCCTCCCCTAGTCTGATTGCATTGGTATACCATGGGACCCCGGGTAACAAGCCTAGGAAACCTGGTAAAATATCCATAGTTAACGTTCTATAGCAAATACACTCAATATGCATGTTCAAAATGTCCGTAAATACACATAAAATGGTTGCCCTTTGATTTGGCATTCTTATattgcatttttacttcatttcagCTGAATACCgctgaaaaaatgaaagacaCGTTGAACTCTGAGATCTCTCAAATATCCCAAACCAAAGTTAACCTGCTGGGTTCTGATATCTCAGAGACCAGTGACAGACTTTCTtctgtgaactttgacctgGCATCGGCTaaagttgaaatagaaagtttACGGAGGGAGCATGATGTCATCAATGCTGCCCTGGCCAGTGAAAGgaaacagtgtgaaaatttgAGGGTAAGTTAGTTCACTCATTATACAAGTTGCAAATGTGAGTTTTTGGTCGCTGTCAGTGACTTAAAAATTGCCAACGCTAAATTTATTTACATTATAGAgacattatttaaaaaaaattgtcactagCTTGTCAGTATTGTCATCTTGGTTAAAACTCAAAGTGGAACGTGTCATTGTACTAATAACATGATTGTAGTTTTATTGATGTTTTGTCCTCTAAATATTTGGCATAAACATAACCTATCAATGTCTTGAACTTCTCATTGATGGTATTTAGGAGGAATGGCAGAAGGAACTGGCAAGTAAAAGACGACTGCAAGACAAGATACATGATCTTCAAGTTGAGTTAGACACTTCCAAGGCAACCATGGATGCCAGCAATGAATACGCTGCTCAGTTGCAACAAGAGAAAAATCAACTTCACAGAGGTGAGTAAGGTTGTAAGACAAAATGAGAGTATATCCCATATGAGCTGCTAAGAAATAATGCATCAGACTGATGATGTAGATGCAAGTGAGTTTTGTATTTGCTATGCAGGATGAACATTTGCAGGTTGGTCATTTGGTTCACTAATGTTTACAAACGTTTATTCAATATGAAAGTTACAGAGATACCTAAACTTTTCAACATTGGATGTCAACCTGTTGGCATGGTGACACACTAGCAGTCTTTCAATGATTGTGAAAAGATGCAACTTCAGATTGTATACtaatacaaaaaaaatgtacagaacCTAAAAATCTATAGATACAACACGAAGACAACTGCATACTTTTGATATGTTGATGGTAATAATTGTGCTGGATACTCTCAAGCTCACTCACACTTTACTTGTctgcaagtgaattttcaaggTAGAACAGGTAGATATTCAGACACAAGGTTTTACACTTACTTGTCTTTGTCAACTGTCTGTGTGCACTCATATTGAAGCTAGTACAGTagataaagttttcaccatcttgtaTTTGTGagaatcaaaaatttaaattttctccatagagttaacacagggacagtggccattttgaattgcaatttCGGTAAAATGAGGTAACTTGTTTCtcctgtaccaaaatttgtaaagTGATCTCTGATTTGTAcagtttattttgaaagagtttaaagtttccttgaagaaagtgtgacaaatgtttaagtctttcagtttcaaggCACCTATCACCTTAGAATGTcactgcaatgtttatttgcttgTTTCTGTGAAGCAAAGTCTTACATGTGAAATTCAGATACTAGAACAGAGTTTGATattgaaatcaatgaaaaattaaGCAACATTAAGGCTTCGATGCAATGGAAGAGTATGATGACGTACAAAGAAGTCAACAAGCTCTTGAAGTCAGAGTGGCATCTAAAGTTGATGTTATGTATTTGAATCATCTTGTGAATTCCCCAGATTTTCAAGACACAATCAGAAAGTTATCAGACAGGGATCACTACATCAGTAAGATCCAGGAACACACTGGACTCTCTGCTGAGAATATCACAAGACAATATGAAAGAGAGAAACACCAAGTTGAGCTGGAACGGGACAGTGCCAGGCATGAAGTCAAACGCTTGAAAGATGAAATTGAGCTGCTGGGTGAGAGACTTGAACAGAAAGATTCACAGATAATATCACTGAAACAAGCACTTCAGGAATTAGAAACACAACAAAGGTAAAATGTCATTAAAAACTTCATAATGTTTGCTTTCATTTACAATACAACGCTGTACAATGCTGTTATTCAACTTACTGCTCTAATGAGGGTTTACCTGGTACCGTACAATTTGTTAAATTCTGttgaaatttatcttttttcttCTAACTTACTTTTAATTCAgttgtaaaatacatgtatgtactttgTAGATAGATTTTATAGATGCAATATTTGTTCAAGTGTAGCTGATCTGTAGGCGTCCTTTTCgcattgataaaataattattatacTTTTACATGTACAAATTTATTGTAATTACTAAATGTCAAGAAACGATTAGCCAAAATTGAGTGTTTGCAAAATGAAGGAACAAAATTAATGACCCGACTCACTCCTGAGTCAATGTAAACAAGTCCACACCTACCATTGATAAGAATGGATGGAGAGGGGGGACCGTGGTAGTATGATATTCACATTAATATTATGTCATTCTGCAGGTTTGGACCACACCATGAGAAAGAGATACAGGTAAGAGTATtagaagaagaactgaatggaACCAAACTTCTGGCGAGTAAATTGTCACTGGAGAAACAGAGCAAAGAAGAGATGATAAATGATTTAAGAGACGCCTTGGACAAGTCTAATCGGTCTAATACCACTCTCAAACAACAGTTGAAACAACAGAGAGATGCTACAAGTAGTTTGATCAGAAACAAAGAAAGGGAACATGGCGACTTGACACAGAACCTTACCAAGGTAAATAGTAATGTATATGTCATTTCTAATTTATGTGAGAAAGTTAGAAACTAGAAATGGTTACTAAAGGGGAGTCTGTTATTGCAGATCTTTCAAGACAGCAGTTTGCCtgctaaaaataaaatgtcagtGAAAATACAGATTGATACACACAGTGTAATATAAATAGGTGTGAGTTTTTGTGTTTATCCTAGTGTACCAGTACAGATACACATAATactaaatttatttctcaataaAATTGTTATCACACCAGTGCTCTGATTTTAATTGTAATACATATCTAGTCCAGTTGCTGGATCTCTTATTTATTTTCACAGGTTTTGATTGCATAGCTCAACAAAGTTGAACCTGTGTTTGGCAACTGTAACATCTCTCAATGCATGAGTTTAATGACTTTCCTTTGCTTTCTCTACAATGTCTGATGGTCCATCAAGAGTGATGATGAGGTTAGcagttatcaataaaatcaTCAACACGACTTGTGATAGATAATACGGGCATTGACATTGTGGTTGGAACATATAACATCATATATACTAATGTCACAGATAACAGCTAAAAGTGATGTCATGTTAGAAATATCCCCATGTTGCTGACAGTGATGACTATATCATTTACCCTAAGGGTGTTAGTGACATGCTGAGAGACTGTGCATTTTGAAGTTACTGAGTGACCACAGCCAGTTTTCGTGGTTCATGATTTACAGTTGGTATGGCTGAATGTGGGGCTTTTAAGGTTACCAGCTGAACGCACCACCCAGCTAACAGACTAACCATGCAGTCATACCATATGCACCTGAAATACAGCTGATATCATGTAGATGCTAGACTAAGTGTAACTTGCAATACTGCTTACTGTAGCTCAGTAGGGTATTGAACTTATCATCACTGTAAGAAGCACTGATTCAATCACTTTTCTTTTACAAAGACAGCgtttagattttcaaaaaggGAATATTCGCTGAAAAGGGCAAATGGGCACAAATGTTCATGTAGAACTACATGTATGGGCTTTAAAATAGTTTTGATCATTTAGCGAATCCCTACCATGTACCGGTTTAAGGCTTAAAGGCGGTGTAGTAAATGTAAAGTTTGATATATATACTTGTCTTTATTTGTAAGTAAAACCAGGCAGCCgttatgtttgtatattttgcaCAACTATGGATGTCAATGAGAAATTGTTAAGTaagaaaaagtcaatttttttattttgtaatatgcaGAAGTCTAGACATTTTGAGTACAAGTTGTATTCATTTCCACATTTAAAAGCTGATTGCATTCATATACTTCTGAGAAAGTTCATTCGTCATTCAACAAGGAACAAGTATTGATCTTTGTGACGCTGAAGTCATTGTTAAACCTCTGTGTATTTTGTTCTTTTTCTGCTCAATAAGAGAATTGATCGTCAACAATGACATTATTGATTTTCATGTCTTGTTCAGTCTGAAGCGATGCTGAAGACTGCTGAGCAGAACTACCAGGTTGTGTTGGAATCCAAGACTCAGCTAGGCACTGATATGAAACTCTTAGAGAACATGATCAGTACGCTGAAGACCCAACTGATAGAGGAACGTTCCAGCCGTAAACTGGCTGAGCAGAAAGTACATGCCTTGAAGGGAACGCTGGAGGAAGAACGAAAGAAAAGGGTGAGGTTTCAAAgaatttgtctgtgtttgtcaaCAACCTTAGGATTTCTGTTGTTTTAGTTCACCACAGATGGATTACAATATATTATTGTGAATAAGTACCGAAACATTCTGATTTCTGCATCATATAAGTATTGCAAATTCCAGCCCTTGTATGATGCATAAATCAGATTCTGATTTCTGCATCATATGAGTGCTGGAATTTGCTATACTCATATGATGCATAGCAAATTCCAGCCCTCGTAGGATTACCACATTACAGAGGTATGTATAAATTGTCTCCAAACTGACATTGTACGAGCAGAAGTACTGGCTCGAACTTTCATATTACGAGTGACGTATGCAAGCTATAAGTCACACATGCCttttgacctaattttttatgaatacgcctaggactatgttgtattccatggatgaaagatttttgtttatgtgaaaGGATTTTACGACAAACGAACGCTtagacacattttctgtgtatattcGAAACTCGGAAGTAGGAGCGGGTGTGAACTtcgtatgattattttttggtCGTGAGAGCgggttcagtgcagtgcggagGAATACTTTTAGGCTTTGACTTTCGGACGAGTCTGTACGTACGGGTCAAGACTGGAGACGATGCGACACTCTCTGACTTATTATACGCCACGATGGTAGACTTTTTTGCAGACGTCGATTGTAACATTAAGCTGTTAAAGAAGAACCAAAGAAGAGGTTGCAATGTCCGAACATCAAGGAAGAGACCTCGATTGGTTGTAATGCACTTGAACCTACCGCCGTTGTaaatcttttttactttctcGAATTCGAAAGTGCAATGATTTCACATACATAAAACCTGCGTGGCTCGCGAGTCAGCTTATGACCTCGAAATAATCTGATCACCACATTATGTTaatcacagtgtacaatgaATAATATAAAGGATTTTATGAGTTGGCGGGTGTTTTTGTGGCACCCGTGTGTACCTCATGTTGTAcagtctatttgaaaatgacctctactcaacaatgattttaagactaacatttttctgacctcgcattcaacttcaagttttgaaaaagcacATTATCGGAACCACACTATTATTGGTGTGTATTGTTGAGAATACGGCCCCGCCTATTGAATAATGGTATAGTCAGGTCACTGTGGGGTCAATATTCCTGTTTGTCATCGCGGAACTTGCAGAAGCCTTACAAGATATCGATGCTCGATACTTCTATATTCAATTCGTTCGTTCGCGCtcctgaacaacaaaaaaacatcacACAATACCAACTCATCACATTCCAAACTTACCTAGCTACACTCAGTTCGGTAGATAAGTTCCAGGCATCAGTCGTAGTATAAATGCTGACGTCGATTTGTCGACGTCAATGAAGTCGGCGTCGAcgtaataatgtatttttacaaatatatttatttatttggcgttAATTAGAGGAAAATCACATCAGAGGGTGGATGacgtatgtattacaatatcccGGGTAGGCTAAACTGGCCGTTTTGTTTATCGCTATTATTGCCT
This is a stretch of genomic DNA from Ptychodera flava strain L36383 chromosome 21, AS_Pfla_20210202, whole genome shotgun sequence. It encodes these proteins:
- the LOC139121058 gene encoding early endosome antigen 1-like isoform X7, whose product is MNLTMTDISTTRDQLDAMAELEKALMEVERERQSTPNGEVAPYDKMPQRLETVVEEESSRSDRARRHRKSNKLTETDGRQLAEAKKRRHRLGKESRLKTGKGFHKGKGSGWRVAGVIVKYVKVGRHGYLERAPLTAKRGFLDTSESNQSETQGYHSLKSECTDISSASICNSPDSMLAGNMENQNGSILSVHIDESRFPGQTSPGRVESKNSSSSFRAISEMPNQSEAGPQWKSEKMSKSTSSFLSKGNDFGRPKPSSSSRNATSMIPVPIRKSDATPVKNKSVTNPDRSNSAIARLQDSFSPGGIDYNSSGIEEDMLSSRYSVCSLSSGIMDDSSHVITGHLQQKQDSRIRPDKHSSSSSTAAQLKQENEDLRKELGYENQQKEKLKSALEAIQEDYEKLKHIEDHNSNWEDELQSVQTELRVSKLNNDEKQQLIESLQTENKSIQNEVNTLEKSNAELTTEKEELERKLSSIESQLEEAQNEVKWEENNALSLEAQVESLQIEITQLREDYNRILSDKETIEGEVLSLTSQMEEAKVPIDRSKTPDSRARTPDSQLAALKSEVKVWKERHGQLNTEKRVLDKKLDSTTKELENAKKCIKRLESSADAVVSKDADEVRRLAAIKESLEQELSVVKSLAGVRQTQSESLQKELNNIRNLADERLQEIRNLQEGLKNTQKLAKGREHEIDSLQQELVGTSGLAEDRHRQLEQLHEELETAKILADSEHREVGMLMEQLQSINELTESRNREVESLKKEMETATRWAEDKQLELQTLEQDLLGTQRVAEGRQKQIESLQALVAIDLCQASDHSEANSTQGQKTALLLAETRSNREEIERLTRELTVKMKEAAADREVNEYLCNEKYKLQSEKCKLEDELAAVKDEFEKFKLNHTADDKILKAEVNELKAKLNTAEKMKDTLNSEISQISQTKVNLLGSDISETSDRLSSVNFDLASAKVEIESLRREHDVINAALASERKQCENLREEWQKELASKRRLQDKIHDLQVELDTSKATMDASNEYAAQLQQEKNQLHRDFQDTIRKLSDRDHYISKIQEHTGLSAENITRQYEREKHQVELERDSARHEVKRLKDEIELLGERLEQKDSQIISLKQALQELETQQRFGPHHEKEIQVRVLEEELNGTKLLASKLSLEKQSKEEMINDLRDALDKSNRSNTTLKQQLKQQRDATSSLIRNKEREHGDLTQNLTKSEAMLKTAEQNYQVVLESKTQLGTDMKLLENMISTLKTQLIEERSSRKLAEQKVHALKGTLEEERKKRAALKEEISELQLKLSKSEATMNFEKDRIRKMQETINNLESDTNSKDYKVQNLQDQVNKYQLEVAGLKRQLESNEEHWNEKNKYLSSELSYKRDILESDRRKLMDQVHQLTSDLDQKREIVEDKTREVMHLRRQLGDLSVDKEVLQSQLNQTQERLKTEKFTPQRSLDDLDSTAGYRSASRRSSEDFDIEPTRIELQTKPSHSRTHFYHKPISGLTRLEVEQMLFDLNKQIQKQLDDQKEVIKDRNDTDEKKKIATLENELSIERAFRSVEKLQIQALHDEMANLRQLLQSMKRSRDSLATDRNQQHVMNRMEEINHLIAQSHSRAQTLAFTSAGMALMANPVLGMNSKDFIDHLNTPTPSPFTPSN